In Acropora muricata isolate sample 2 chromosome 13, ASM3666990v1, whole genome shotgun sequence, the DNA window GTACTTGCTGCAACTTCAGGAGtgctgttttgcagttgagtggaTGACAAATCTCTGCCATTGTTAGAGTTGTCCTCCTGGTTACCAGTCTCATGTCGCTCTGTCACCCACTTTATGATGCCTATGGCAGCAGTCAGGCGATAGTCATCTGGAAATAATTAAAGAGAAGCAAATTTAATACTTTCTTACCTTTGTTGTATTTAATtgccatacatgtccaatactccAACATAATGAGATAATTTCATGgtacaatagacatcacaaagtgtcccattCTTCATAGGACACAAAACTgatactattttgttaaggattagggttagaggacactttgtgatgtctaacACAAAGTAtcctgaatctcattatgtccgAGCATTGGACAACCCTCTTAATTGCCGCTACCATACTATTAATTTggcaagttttttttctttcaaacccGAAACTTATTTCTCAAgttcattaataaaaaaaaataataatttattattcatgaagagaaacattttggtgaatttttgcCTCCAATTTCTCTAAGAACTATTAATGCTCTgagaagagtgtttcatcagatatccaaacacttcaaaGTTTAGCTTCAAAGTTTTCTCAACCCACtcctcagtgtttggatatctgatgaaacactcttccttgtgtttggtAATTTtctagactgcgagcagtccctcttcggtcagtcacgtctaagctcggcaggactggagagagcgaattcacgcgagcgaggaaagcgcgagtgcgaagcgagctaaagccgaggggaagctggggagaaggcaggaaaggagggagggactgcattctcttttgtaaccgaGGCGTTCAAATATTTCTCCGCCGTCCCAGCATCggagaattggattggttgataaacaataggatgctgtcagcacgttgtATGAAACTGTAacatattgacacatcaaatgtaacacgatgcaccGAAAATAGCTAGCATGTTTTGATCAGAGCGAATTGAAAAGATATATTCGGCggccaaagaaagtattttacctgaccgtttatctgagcgccttggcggtctgattttaaagtacgaacagaggcttgctgttgaagcactaaggtcaggaaaagatgttttagcggtattaccgactggcttcggtaaatctgtcatctaccaaagcttcgttatcgcgaaggatttctcttccatcgttgttattgttcctcttcggagtatcatcgatgTTGATctacagtcaaatgattttggcctgaaagcagttgctttcgagaagtaaccagagttgatgaaagacattgctcccaacaaatttcaagtgatttttgcttggacgttgtaaataaattctctgaagagatgtaaattccgttctttttaaaattaacCTTTCATATTCGGCAAAAGTCAGAGGCCTCAACTTCCAGattgggctttcttcctctccctttgcggactacctttctttttagtgtaTTTGCGTccatgaagaaaaacacacgttcgaGCGGCAAATTgaggcggagttattacttatcaagtgacagatcaatttatttttaaccggTTGTCGACTTGggtgggcggagttacctgaacacgtttggttcaaaagagaaggcagtccctcttcttcccgcctctctccagttcccctctcggtcaattcgctatctccagtcctgccgaacttagacgtgactgaccgaagagggactgctcgcagtctagtAATTTTCTTCCCCAATTGGCATCTATAGTGAAGTCAATGAAAACAACTCATAATCTTCAGATATCTCTCCccctcatttgtttttttggctgttttcttttttattaaagCTAGTTTGGTCACTGCACACATATACTTTTTATCGCTTGGGTAATTCAGTTTGCTGTTGTCTCTCTCTATTTTTGTAATTTACTTAAATGTAGTAACATTTGTAAATGGCACAAAAGGAATATAACTGAAAGGGTGTATGGTTCTTTGTAAGCTCTCATTGTGTGAATATAGTTTGTTGTTGAAATATTTATAAAGATTCTTTTTAAAGACGGAATCTCTGACTTGCTACAAATTATCATTGTCATACATAAATATTACCATACCTATGAAGTCCATCTTTTCATCATCAGAACCAAGCAAATGCGATCGTGGAAAGAAGGCAAAATAATCTGCCTCTTCATACCAATACAAATTTCTGATGTTCCTTGTAAGACCAGCCTGCAATATCATTGTAAGAGTTCAAGTCAATATATTAGACCATTAGCTTTTTTTCTACCAACTACTCACTGAgaaatcaaattaaatattcaaaaaataaatCACTCAATTGATCTCTACTCTCTAGGGGCTACCTATGAGTCAAACAATAACATTAACTGGTACACTGAAACATTGATAATCACAACTGGTTGAAGGTAGGCCATATGTGTGTAGTTCGCTAAAAATGTAGCTAAGGACCAGAGTTGAACTGAAGATGACACAGAAGTCTAGAGCAAGATATGACCTTGGTTTCTCAGCCATATGACTACCTTAATTCACAGCAACTAGACCACATGATTAAGATTGTGGTACATACTAAGAGATAAAAGCCAGGAGCAGCCCATTGCCACTGGCAACCAAGAATCACActaaaaataaactgaactttACTCTGACAAAGTATTCAGGCTGACTTCCGAATCGAGGAAATCAAATGGAAAATATAGTAGAAGATATGTGAGTGTTACAGAGATTAAGCTTTGCACCACTTTGTCACATAAAGAAAGGGAAAAGAATAGATACTGTAAATTAAATTCAGATAAGAAAATCTTAATAGCTAaagcaacaaaattaattttcttatgCAAAATACAAAGAGAACACAAACCTTAGTAGTAAAGGATCCAGCTTTGCAGTAATGGTTGACAATCTGGTCCTGTAATATTATCAAATAGACATCTTAATTTTGCGAGTAAACAGGCTATAATAAGCTCCTACTATTACctcagcaaaaaaataaataaaataaaacctggTGTGGTTTTCACTTGGCAAAGAAATCCTTACTCCTTAAGGAGTAACCATATTAAGTTCCCTTCAACTTAAAAGGATCCATTAAAAGATGATAATCTATGATTCGTTTTCCACTTTTAGCCTTACATTATTTTGCACAATTTTGAAAAACCTAGCTCGAAAAAGACAGGAAAGGAAAACTTCTTTTTTTACACAACATTAAtgaattacataattattaatgaagtaAAAATCATTGagtaattaattattcaattaTTAATTAAGTAAGTGATTGAATGATTAATTATTGTTCGGGCAACCAACTTTAAGGACAGGGCACCCTTAAACTGGCATAGTTGGGAGCCCTATAGTCTTTTTTCTTCGAGTACAGACTTGAATTGAGACTAATCATTTatatgacaaaaacaaatttttgaggCTTTCCACTTCTTTGCTGCCTGTTGCAGGTAAAGTTTCACAGCATCAATGATATCCAAAAGAAAGTTATTGTTTGTACAAATCATCCATACAATTTGTAAGACCATGATATTTATCctaaattaaataatattatctCCATTACCAACCAATACAGTGCTAAATAATAGCTAACTTAAGTAACAATGACTGACCTTTCGTAAAAACTTGAAATCCAGATCATCACGTTTTGTTGTCCAGATGAATGAAGCCACAGCATTTCTCACAGATCTCGACTGTGAAGATAAAGAAAATAAGGGATTAGGGTAAATAATTTACAAACATTGATTCACTGTTTTGCAGTAACCGATCTCTGAACTAGCTGCTGACCTAATATCTCCCTCTTTGGCAATAGAAAACACATGATGATACTTTTATTTGAGTCAAGGAAAAGATAAAGGGGAATGATAGTATGCCTCTTAAATAAAAGTATTTACTGCATGCAAAATTCATACAATTAACCAAAAGAACATGCGACATTCATGGCTATTTTCTGCATTCTGAGCCAAGATGAAACAATAGCCTTTCCTGTAACGTAGCTTTTAGGACCGTCTCTTCTATTTTTTTAAACATAAGATCATTACTAAATACCTACCATCAAGCTAAATTCACAGTCTGGTCCATTTCCTTCATATCCTGCATTCCAATCTTCATTAtcgccactgtcatcatcacTGTTATTGCCATCACTCCTATCATCATCGTTGTCATCCTTGCTGATGCCAACCTTACTGGTTTTTGTCTCAGAGATTTTCAATGTCTTTGCAAGACTGGAGGCTTTAACGCATGATGATGGATATTCAGATTTACTGAATTCATTATCGGAGTCATCTCCACTATTACAGGAGTCATCGTCGCTTCCATCGCTGTCGTTCTTCTTATTTTCAGCTGGCAAAAGATTGCCTTTGTAATGCTTTTCTACCCATCCTCGCTTTCTCAATACAGCTCGAACAATTGGGTAAGGACCATGACAGATAAAAACTTTCTTGTgctgaaaaaaatggaaatatcTACACTTAGAAACCTGACATTAGACAGCAGATTCACAAAGCAGACAGGTGGATAATCAGAAAGGGTTGACACTACCGGTACTCTCTTTCTAAACAAGAACAGTACCAAACTTATATGTCTGAACAAACAAGGTTTGGTTTATTTCACCTTGTTTGCAGGCtgtattaaccctttcccgcccaACCAGCACTTTTGTGGACTTTACTCTgactaacgccagacgattttgctCATCAACGGGGAACctcttgggcaggaaagggttaactacaCAGAGTGTCTCCTCAAATTTCTCTTTATATGTTTCCCTTTTGCTTGTTGTTGCTGGTGGCCCTTTAGATTCAACTGGCAAGTCTGCTCTCATTTCTCCCATCAATACCGTGGCTCACACAGTATTCTGGCTGATGGGATTCATGTTACCCGGGATTCAATAGCTATTTTACAAAAGAATGGACTAGGGAATAATTCTGAAACCTTGGCAACTACAACATGACTACAAAATTTCATGATGGACGTATTAAAGGGAACACGATATAATATGTAGTACAAAGTTTTGTAGACACACCTTAATAGCATCCTCTGCTACTTTCTTAGCATTTCTGACCTTGTCAAACAAAGGATCGTCATATTTCAACTTTCTAGCTGGAAAAGAATTAGGTTGGGAACGGCTTCTAGAATGATTACTTTTATGTTTAGATGAAGAATTCTCCACTTTTGTACTTTCATTCCAGTTAACTTGGTTCACTTCTTCTGACACAACCTTCTGAGAAGGGTAAGTAACAGCCCTCTTGTGTAAGTTTTTCAGATGCTTTGTCTTTTTCATGTACAAATTCTCCTTTGACTGGTTATATGGACTTTTTTCTTGCAGTCGTTGATAAACCAAACTTGCTCTTTTAACTGCAAATTCAGAGATATTTTTATTGGAGTTGTTCTTCCTGATAAGGTCACTTGAAGATGATGACTCTAAATCACTGCCTTCCGCAGTCTTTAACAGTTCCTTGGAAGAGGGACTCTTCAAAATTTCATTTGACACGTTTGTTGTATTTGACAACAGCTCAGGTGCAGACGATGTTCCAGGCATTTCTGAAATTAGTTCTTTACCACTTAACTTGTTCACATCTTCACTACTAGTtgactgaaaaaataaaaacaatacaaacctTGCTTAACATTAGTTTGCATGTATTTGAGGCATGTTTTAAAAATGTTGGCAGCATGCAATGAAAGAGCTGACAACCCTAATCCAGTCAATGAATCATTTTACAACCAGTACAagttgatttcttttcttttcatttatttccCCAGTTAAGACCAAGGTTCATACGAACCTCTGGCTGGCAGATACAGGTTTTAATGGTGAAAATGGATATTTTTGCCTCATTCATAATGCCCCAAAGTAgcgagagaaagagagaaaccCTTGGATTTCTAGTAATGTATGTACAGTGTAATAGTAACATCACTTCTGTTCCTAGAAACAGCATGTCTACATCTTGTATTAAAATTAGCATCCAAGATGGCATTTAAGTTACACCTTGTAAGGTAGATTTATAATGGTTCACGCAGCAACCAGGTGGACCATAAGACATAGTTTGATGTTGCTGTGCATAAACTGTTTCCAACTTGTTTTGaaacttttctttatttacaatgTAACATTCCAATGTTCAATGtctgtagttaaaaaaaaatacagtctGTCTCTCTCTTTTAAAAAACATGTATACACCACTGCATGTGTGATCCCAAAATGTCACAAAAATACTATTCAAATAACTGCTGCTCTGGTTTAAAATATATTCAACttaattacaaattattattaataatatcaTTAAGAGGTATAATACAACTGAAGACCCAAACACTCCTGCCTAGTGTTTTCATCAGGGAGTCTTAAATTGCAACCTTTTgaattgcattcattttaaccCAGAGTTGCATACATAGTTGTTttgtaaagtaaagtaaaagtAACCAGAACCATGGGGGGTGGGAAGGGAGTGGCTGTGAAAGtttcaaataataaaattataccaataatttttattattgatCAACATATCTAACCTCCATGGTTTTGTTGCTTGAttccttgaatttttttaacttttttggtgGAGATCTCAAAGGGCTCCATTTATCTCTGGTCTGGTTTGAGCTTGTAATTGTGGCCTCAATCtgttaacaaataaaaatttggttttatcaaacgagttgataaaggttgaattaccaccgtgaaagatttagaaagctgacgtttcgagcgttagcccttcgtcagggcgAATGCTAACAAAtgccttcgtcagagtgaatgctaacaaatatatatttattaacaAATAAAATTGCCAGAAAAAGTCAATCAATGGTTGTTGACTTAAAAATACCAATCGTGTTAAATCCAAAAATACCCATCTTGTTAAATCCAACCAATCAGCACATGGTTAGGTTGGTATCAATTATGGCAGGGGTCGCACTAATGCTTTTGGTGTTTACATTGTACATAAAATCTGTCATTGCTTGCCTGCGACAAGTGCGACCCTTTTGTTGCGACCGGCCAATTAACTATGTCCGAAGGACCTAACGATCAAAAAAGTTGATGTCCTGCCTTGAAGCAGGTCATATCTTGTCCAATGGCcttaaaataatgattttttgtttttcttcggccGCAATATCAGTCAAATCTGAATACCagcaaaaaattgaatttttacAATTCTTCGAACATAACAGAAATTGTGCACAGCTAGCTACAGCTATCTGTTCAAAATTTTAGTCACCGGTTTTCTCTACAAATGTTTATCTGGTCCTGATGGCGAATTTCAACCCATACCAATTAGCAAATTCACACATTCACCTGATTATTCTCAGTATGGGGATGGCTTGTTTTCACCCTTTAGCTCGCAGATGTTTTCCCAAGACTCGCAGCCTTTGATCAATAAGGTTTTGTACACTGAACAAATTTAACAGAGACTGAAGAAATGTTGCTAAAAAAAACTAGCATCAGCCTCATGTCTACAAAATCAATTGTATTTGGCACTCTTTTAGTGCGTGAAATACTaatattgtaaatggtttgaacccaggagtcatatcataaagtaaagtacgatcgtccgggtgagtgtagtcctgagaaggactgtttgagatgacattgactgacgtctcgacaacctgagcggaagtcatcttcagagtcaagtgatttgtgtaacgtcagtagatactataaaaactccggtcgtagatgtaattggtcaacttattcgtgatgttattggtcgactgtcagttgagcctagatgtaattggctggaaagactaaacagtgattggtgcgtttcgatccgtctacaggtctaaggtcagtacgtgtatcgtagaatacgttgggcagtactgtgagagtaaatttactctcacagtactgcccaacgtattctggTACATGTTTCTGGTTTTTTCATAGTCAATGGAGAGGACCGGTAGTTTTACATTATTAATCATATATTTATGGAGATTTTGATTACTTCTCTTAAATTCCTTTCCtatcaataatttatcaatATTTGAAGACCTTGAGGGTTGCATACAGCAACCACAATGAAGCCCatcttaatttttcttttgacaAGGAAAATGCAGAAAACCATGGAAGGTAAAAGTCTAATTGAGCTGATTGAGATAACATAAAACTTTGTGCTGGCTTAGTGCAGAGAAACAGCTGAGCTAAGACTGAAATATTGTCGTACAAATGGGGCCGATTGTCCAAGAAATGTTCAAATTACGCCCTACAAAATATCTGAGACTATATTTAACAATGGAAGCAAGTCAAATAATATAATTTGTTCCGGTTGATATTTCAAGTACATTTGTACATTCAACGGACCTGGGAAAAGGAAAAGGCGTTAGATAGAACTAGAGAAGGTTTGTTTCTCAATTAATTAAAAGTTGAACATTAACAATGTAAATGAAGATTGCAAGTCAAATACTCACGTAACGCTTTTGCTTTTCCACGTGCATTTGTTGCCGATCCATGAAACTTGTTTTCAGTTGCTGCATAATTTTCACACTGTTCAAGCTGACTTTTGGTTTGAACGTGAATTCATCATTTGAGAAAGCAATTGTCTTCTCAGCCGCCGTGCGACTCTTTTCTCCTCTCTCCTTTGCAAGTTTGATGCTGAGAGCGTTTAGCTTCGGGGCAAAAGTCAGTTCACATTCAAAGTTTACTCTTTGTTGTGTCCTCGAATTGAGCGTGGAAATCATACCCTTGTTTTTTGCCTCTTTCAATGGGCTAAGTTTCTTCCTTGCTCCATCTTCCGAGTCTTTACTCGCAGCAACTGTCCGATATAACGATAAATCCCCAGGTTTCGTGGACAAGCCTTGAACAGATTCCACAACAATTTCtccattattttcaaaaattctcTCTGGCTTCGTTGGGTCAGCACTTGACTGTGAAGTTAGATCCGCAGATTCTTGATTAGTGTAACTGCTTTTTACCATGTTAAATGCCTTACAATAATCTAACATATCCATCATAAGGAGGAAAAAGGCCTCCTGTTTGTCAAGAACCGTCCTCGAACGCCATTTTGGAATACGTTACCATAGTAACGTTAATATTAAAACTTCTTCAAAATTGGGTGTCGGCGTCACACCGCACGCTTCACAAAGATTAATTTTGGACAAAAGActtgaattaaaaaattaacaatttaaATACCACATTAACTCGAGGTCGCTTGCAAACATCTAAAGGTGGAATCCAATGTACTCGACGACTTAATGTTCCCAGGGGAAACTGGAACAAATCGGCATGTTGCATGAGTAATTCTCCAGCAGCACCAGAATCTTCAAGgaaccaaataaaaaaaaattcaccagaAACACAACCAGTCTCCCTATGCAAAAATTTCAAGCCTCCCTTGCTACAAGGACTCTGGGAGGATGGAAGGTTAGAAACTCCATAATTTCATATAAAAACACGATACAAATGATTGTAAAGAAGCGCGCTAAAGTTTTATTTCACGGGCAAGATGGCGCAATATAATAGGGAACTTAaacaaacacgacgtcgacggcagcgcgaacgtcatctgaaaatgtgactacgcgtttctgcaatcatttttcaattattcaaactcgtTGTGCTTGAAAAACTGTtctgactatcctggaattaaattgaaaccagcgcttgggacataagaagacaaaattgaacatttgtcatcatatgctcacgatgtccacacaactgcaaaacaggtcatttcacgtcgtagaaagagcaagaacgtctgcaaaatggcaaaaaatgaaaaatgcacgtgcaaagcgtgcaaaaatcttgtttttcattgtcaaatatgcaaatctgtggggtttttgttgccgtcgtcgtcgctgttgcttaagctccctaatatttcaTCTTTCTCACGTGTTTGGCACGCGACATTGCAATTTGACTTGTTTATCATAAGCTctcttcgttttttcttttcttttttgtaaaatCAAAAATTCCCATTCGCCTGTACTAGAGAAATCTGTCTTTTGAAGAGAAACTAGAAGATCTCGCAGCAATACGACAGACTCGACTCTTGCCAGATCTCTTTTATAAAGCAAATGATTGCAGGAGGGACATCCAAACACaaaaaaagatacaaaaatCAATTAAAATCACCCTCTCCAACACGAAGGTCCTCATTAGCTAAAATTCTTCGGTTCCGCCTTTTTCCTTTATGTGTACTAGCGATCCATTTGTCCAGTGAGCTTTTTGCAAACAAACGACATTTTCGACttgtaaaattttgcaaaaaaccTTATGTCTCTTGTGCGAACAAAGCTTCAGTTACCTCTATATTACCAATGGCTAAGGGCTTATCACGCTTTCgactttgacaatttttgaggatttttgaaattttcagtcTGAGAAAAAGCCCTTGTTTACGTCCATTTTCCCATTACCTAACCAGGGCCATACGTTCACAACATTTTACCCCCCAAAAAATGGCATATTGAAGTTATAAGGTGTTATAACTTTGAATGGCAGTTGAACATGCAATTACCGAAGGTGCCATCCTAAAATTCTCTggcattttcttttgcttggtCAAAACCTACTGAATACGATGGTCCACAGCATTTACATCTGTCTAAATTAAGTGAACGTTTTATAATCTCAAGCTTCACATATTTTCCATGACGGCGTCATGCACGGCACGCGctcgctgaaattttgtcctTGATTATACCAGAACAGCTATAGCAGAGGAGAACACATCGAGTGCAAGAAAACGACTTGCCCATATCTTAAAAC includes these proteins:
- the LOC136896135 gene encoding tubulin tyrosine ligase 3-like isoform X2 codes for the protein MMDMLDYCKAFNMVKSSYTNQESADLTSQSSADPTKPERIFENNGEIVVESVQGLSTKPGDLSLYRTVAASKDSEDGARKKLSPLKEAKNKGMISTLNSRTQQRVNFECELTFAPKLNALSIKLAKERGEKSRTAAEKTIAFSNDEFTFKPKVSLNSVKIMQQLKTSFMDRQQMHVEKQKRYIEATITSSNQTRDKWSPLRSPPKKLKKFKESSNKTMESTSSEDVNKLSGKELISEMPGTSSAPELLSNTTNVSNEILKSPSSKELLKTAEGSDLESSSSSDLIRKNNSNKNISEFAVKRASLVYQRLQEKSPYNQSKENLYMKKTKHLKNLHKRAVTYPSQKVVSEEVNQVNWNESTKVENSSSKHKSNHSRSRSQPNSFPARKLKYDDPLFDKVRNAKKVAEDAIKHKKVFICHGPYPIVRAVLRKRGWVEKHYKGNLLPAENKKNDSDGSDDDSCNSGDDSDNEFSKSEYPSSCVKASSLAKTLKISETKTSKVGISKDDNDDDRSDGNNSDDDSGDNEDWNAGYEGNGPDCEFSLMSRSVRNAVASFIWTTKRDDLDFKFLRKDQIVNHYCKAGSFTTKAGLTRNIRNLYWYEEADYFAFFPRSHLLGSDDEKMDFIDDYRLTAAIGIIKWVTERHETGNQEDNSNNGRDLSSTQLQNSTPEVAASTNRNAVMPKSRASPANSTSGRTSPCKNSSNVVPVKALLLALEACQEFLKSREHLDVDEDINKASSLTEDSWKLLVEYYYMTKRPGAVIVTAHPFLKECQNILKQMREYLPQLDIDGVRNIWIVKPGAKSRGRGIVCMDRLDDIVKLVGSNAIGRKEGQLVVQKYIEKPLLIYGVKFDIRQWFLVTDWNPLTLWFYKDCYIRFCSQNFSLEDFHVSIHLANNSIQKHFENSGIRDKRIPNENMWSSDDLKVYLKKRGVGDVWEDVIYPGMKKAVISAVQSCQEIVEYRKNSFELYGADFIISEDYKPWLLEINCSPTMGPSTAVTRKLCAQVLEDTMKVVLDRRDDKNCETGRYELAFKQPQVASPPYIGMNLAVEGQGIRKPPTTARRQSEATSSRATAVHKYKLQAPKDSTGEEPVADCFHSKELGHQRRWRYVLHI
- the LOC136896135 gene encoding tubulin tyrosine ligase 3-like isoform X1; its protein translation is MMDMLDYCKAFNMVKSSYTNQESADLTSQSSADPTKPERIFENNGEIVVESVQGLSTKPGDLSLYRTVAASKDSEDGARKKLSPLKEAKNKGMISTLNSRTQQRVNFECELTFAPKLNALSIKLAKERGEKSRTAAEKTIAFSNDEFTFKPKVSLNSVKIMQQLKTSFMDRQQMHVEKQKRYIEATITSSNQTRDKWSPLRSPPKKLKKFKESSNKTMESTSSEDVNKLSGKELISEMPGTSSAPELLSNTTNVSNEILKSPSSKELLKTAEGSDLESSSSSDLIRKNNSNKNISEFAVKRASLVYQRLQEKSPYNQSKENLYMKKTKHLKNLHKRAVTYPSQKVVSEEVNQVNWNESTKVENSSSKHKSNHSRSRSQPNSFPARKLKYDDPLFDKVRNAKKVAEDAIKHKKVFICHGPYPIVRAVLRKRGWVEKHYKGNLLPAENKKNDSDGSDDDSCNSGDDSDNEFSKSEYPSSCVKASSLAKTLKISETKTSKVGISKDDNDDDRSDGNNSDDDSGDNEDWNAGYEGNGPDCEFSLMSRSVRNAVASFIWTTKRDDLDFKFLRKDQIVNHYCKAGSFTTKAGLTRNIRNLYWYEEADYFAFFPRSHLLGSDDEKMDFIDDYRLTAAIGIIKWVTERHETGNQEDNSNNGRDLSSTQLQNSTPEVAASTNRNAVMPKSRASPANSTSGRTSPCKNSSNVVPVKALLLALEACQEFLKSREHLDVDEDINKASSLTEDSWKLLVEYYYMTKRPGAVIVTAHPFLKECQNILKQMREYLPQLDIDGVRNIWIVKPGAKSRGRGIVCMDRLDDIVKLVGSNAIGRKEGQLVVQKYIEKPLLIYGVKFDIRQWFLVTDWNPLTLWFYKDCYIRFCSQNFSLEDFHVSIHLANNSIQKHFENSGIRDKRIPNENMWSSDDLKVYLKKRGVGDVWEDVIYPGMKKAVISAVQSCQEIVEYRKNSFELYGADFIISEDYKPWLLEINCSPTMGPSTAVTRKLCAQVLEDTMKVVLDRRDDKNCETGRYELAFKQPQVASPPYIGMNLAVEGQGIRKPPTTARRQSEATSSRATAVHKYKLQAPKDSTGEEPVADCFHSKEEILPYLVSSVQTWTRVKTQVDQVNNPKHHTAV